CTCCGACAGTTCCTCGATGATGATCGCGCGCACGCGCTCGGGTCGGCCGAGGATGTCGCGCAGGTCGGCGATGCGCCCCTGCAGCTCGGCGTACTCGTCGAGGATCCGCTGACGCTCCAGCGCGGCCAGGCGGCGCAGCTGCATGTCAAGGATCGCCCGGGCCTGGATCTCCGACAGCTCGAAGCGCTCCTGCAGCTGGCCGAGCGCGGCGTCGGCCGACGCCGCGTTGCGGATGAGGTCGATGACCTCGTCGAGGTGGTCGAGCGCGACGATCAGTCCCTCGAGGACGTGCGCCCGCTCCTCAGCCTTGCGCAGGCGGTACTGCGTCCGCCGCGTGATGATCGAGATCTGATGGTCGATGTAGAGGCGGATCGTGTCGAGCAGGCCGAGCGTCCGCGGCACGCCGTCGACCAGTGCGAGGTTGATGACGCCGAACGTCTCCTGTAGCTGGGTCATCTTGTAGAGCTGGTTCAACACGACCTGGGCGTTCGCGCCCCGCTGCAGCTCGACGACGAGGCGGATCCCCTCACGGTTCGATTCGTCGCGCACGTTGCGGATGCCGGTGATGCGCCGCTCGTTGACCAGCTCTGCGATCTTCATGGCCAGGTTCGCCTTGTTGACCTGGTATGGCAGCTCGGAGATGACGATGCTCTCGCCGTTGCGGTCCTCCTCGATCTCACTGACGGCGCGCATGCGGATCGACCCGCGCCCGGTCTCGTAGGCCTCGCGGATCGCGGCCGCGCCCATGATCTGCGCGCCCGTCGGGAAGTCAGGGCCGGGGCAGAGACGCTGGACGTCGTCGAGGGTGAGGTCGGGGTCGTTGATGCATGCGATCACTGCGTTGGTCATCTCGACCAGGTTGTGCGGCGGCACGTTGGTCGACATGCCGACGGCGATGCCCGAGCTGCCGTTGACGAGCAGGTTCGGGAACCGGCTGGGCAGGACGACGGGCTCTGACTCCTCACCGTCGTAGTTGTCGACGAAGTCGACGGTGTCCTCGTCGATGTCGCGCAGCAGCTCCATCGCGAGCGGCGACAGGCGCGCCTCGGTGTAACGCATGGCCGCGGCGGGGTCTCCGTCGACCGACCCGAAGTTGCCGTGCCCGTCGATCAGCGGGTACCGGATCGCCCACGGCTGGGCCATACGGACCAGCGCGTCGTAGATCGCCGAGTCGCCGTGCGGGTGGTATTTCTTCATCACGTCACCGACGGCGGCCGCGGCCTTGCGCTGCTTGGCCGTCGCCCGCATCCCGCCCTCGAACATCGAGTACAGGATCCGCCTGTGCACCGGCTTCAGGCCGTCCTGCGCGCTGGGCAGCGCGCGGCCGACGATGACCGACATCGCGTAGTCGAGGTACGAGCGCTGCAACTCGTCCTCGAGCTCGATGGGCTCGAACTGCTCGTCCGGCTCGCCGGCGTCTGACAAGACCTCTTCGCTCATGTTCTCACGTGACCTACCGCTGTCGCTGTTCGAGGTCGGATCTCACGACCTGCCACATCCGCCCGTGTGGGGGATGGCTGAGAGGAGGGCTCAGACGTCCAGGAAGCGGACGTCCTTGGCGTTGCGCACGATGAAGTCGCGGCGTGCCTCGACGTCGTCGCCCATCAACGTCGTGAACAGCTTGTCGGCGGCGGCGGCGTCCTCCATGGTCACCTGGCGCATGACCCGCGCCGACGGGTTCATCGTGGTCTCCCACAGCTGCTCCGGGTCCATCTCACCGAGCCCCTTGAAGCGGAAGATGTCGAACTTTCGCGCCTTGCCGTTGCCGTTGACCGCCCCACGCAGCTCCAGCAGGATCGCGTCGCGCTCGTTGTCGCTGAACGCGTACCGCGCGTCGCGGTGCTTGTCCTTGCTGTTCGCCGGCGTGATCTGGTACAGCGGCGGCTGGGCGATGTACACATGACCCGTCTCGATCAGTTCGCGCATGTGGCGGAACAGGAACGTCAGCACCAACGTGCGGATGTGGGCGCCGTCGACGTCGGCGTCCATGAGCATCACGATCTTGTGGTACCGCAACTTCTCGACGTCGAACTCGTCGCCGATCCCAGTGCCGATCGCGGTGATCAGCGCCTGGATCTCGCGGTTCTCGAGCGCCTTGCCCAAACGCGCCTTCTCGACGTTGAGGATCTTGCCGCGGATCGGCAGGATCGCCTGGATCCGCCGGTCGCGGGCCTGCTTGGACGAGCCACCCGCAGAGTCCCCCTCGACCACGAAGATCTCGGTCTCGGCAGCATCGCTGGACTGGCAGTCCGCCAGCTTGCCGGGCAGCGAGTGCGACTCGAGCAGGCCCTTGCGTCGCGTCAGGTCGCGGGCCTTGCGCGCCGCGAGTCTGGCACGCGCGCCCTGGATCGCCTTGTTGACGATCACCCGCGTCTCCTGCGGATGCTCCGCGAACCAGTTCTTGAGGTGCTCGTTGCAGGTGCGCTCGACGAAGCTGCGGACCTCGGTGTTGCCCAGCTTCGTCTTCGTCTGGCCCTCGAACTGTGGGTCGGCGAGCTTGACCGAGACGATCGCGACCAGGCCCTCGCGGATGTCCTCACCGGTCAGCGTGAGGTCCTTCTCCTTGCTGGTCGGCTTGAACAGGCCGGAGTCGCGCGCCACGCGGTTGACCACGCCGGTCAGGGCCTTCTTGAAGCCCTCCTCGTGCGTACCGCCCTCATGGGTGTTGATCGTGTTGGCGAAGGTGTGGATCGAGTCGTGGAAGCTGCCGTTCCACTGCAGGGCGATGTCGACCTCCTGAGGCCCGGCCTCGTCGTCCTCGGCTGCGCTGAACGAGATGATCGAGTCGTGCAGCGGCTCCTTCGCGTGTGAGAGGTGGCTCACGAAGTCCCGCAACCCGCCGTCGAAGCGGAAGTCGAGGCGGCGCGGTTCACCGGCCTCGTCGAGGTCGCGCTCGTCGGTGACGGTGATGCGCAGGCCCGCGGTCAGAAACGCGGTCTCACGGAACCGCGTGATCAGCGTGTCCCAGTTGTAGTCCAGCGTCTCGAAGATGTCGGGGTCAGCCCAGAACGTGATCGTCGTGCCGGTTCCCTGTGCGTCGCCGACGTCGGCGACCGGCGCATCCGGCACCCCGCGGCGGAACGTCTGCCGGTACAGCCGGCCGTCGCGGCGCACCTCGGCCACCAGGCGCTCGGACAGCGCGTTGACGACCGACACGCCGACTCCGTGGAGCCCGCCGGAGACCGCGTACGACTTGTTGTCGAACTTGCCGCCGGCATGCAGGACGGTGAGCACGACCTCCAGCGCCGAGCGGTGCAGGGTCGGGTGCTCCTCGACGGGGATCCCCCGACCGTTGTCGGACACGCGGACCGAGCCGTCCGTCCCGAGCAGGACGTCGATCTGGCTGCAGCGGTCGGCCATCGCCTCGTCGACCGAGTTGTCGACGACCTCGTAGACCAGGTGGTGGAGGCCACGCGGACCGGTCGACCCGATGTACATGCCCGGACGCTTGCGCACGGCCTCGAGGCCCTCGAGGACCGTGATGTCCTTCGCGCCGTACTCCGATGGACTCGTGCTCACAGGTATGTCGTTTCTTCGTGCGTCTTGCGGATGACCGTGAGGGCCCGCAGGGGCGGCCACACAACCGCAGCGATCACTGCAACGACGCGTAACGAGATGAGCGACCGGCCGGAATCACAGGGTGGACTAGGCACGCTCACGCGTTGGCAGCCGCGCTGGGAGCCGGAGCGGTCTGTGTACTGTTGATTGTACCACAGCCAAGGCGATGGCCTGTGCTTGGCCTTCCGCGCATTTCCGCAGGTCAGCGGCCTGCTGCCTGACGAAC
This genomic window from Euzebyales bacterium contains:
- the gyrB gene encoding DNA topoisomerase (ATP-hydrolyzing) subunit B — protein: MSTSPSEYGAKDITVLEGLEAVRKRPGMYIGSTGPRGLHHLVYEVVDNSVDEAMADRCSQIDVLLGTDGSVRVSDNGRGIPVEEHPTLHRSALEVVLTVLHAGGKFDNKSYAVSGGLHGVGVSVVNALSERLVAEVRRDGRLYRQTFRRGVPDAPVADVGDAQGTGTTITFWADPDIFETLDYNWDTLITRFRETAFLTAGLRITVTDERDLDEAGEPRRLDFRFDGGLRDFVSHLSHAKEPLHDSIISFSAAEDDEAGPQEVDIALQWNGSFHDSIHTFANTINTHEGGTHEEGFKKALTGVVNRVARDSGLFKPTSKEKDLTLTGEDIREGLVAIVSVKLADPQFEGQTKTKLGNTEVRSFVERTCNEHLKNWFAEHPQETRVIVNKAIQGARARLAARKARDLTRRKGLLESHSLPGKLADCQSSDAAETEIFVVEGDSAGGSSKQARDRRIQAILPIRGKILNVEKARLGKALENREIQALITAIGTGIGDEFDVEKLRYHKIVMLMDADVDGAHIRTLVLTFLFRHMRELIETGHVYIAQPPLYQITPANSKDKHRDARYAFSDNERDAILLELRGAVNGNGKARKFDIFRFKGLGEMDPEQLWETTMNPSARVMRQVTMEDAAAADKLFTTLMGDDVEARRDFIVRNAKDVRFLDV
- the gyrA gene encoding DNA gyrase subunit A translates to MSEEVLSDAGEPDEQFEPIELEDELQRSYLDYAMSVIVGRALPSAQDGLKPVHRRILYSMFEGGMRATAKQRKAAAAVGDVMKKYHPHGDSAIYDALVRMAQPWAIRYPLIDGHGNFGSVDGDPAAAMRYTEARLSPLAMELLRDIDEDTVDFVDNYDGEESEPVVLPSRFPNLLVNGSSGIAVGMSTNVPPHNLVEMTNAVIACINDPDLTLDDVQRLCPGPDFPTGAQIMGAAAIREAYETGRGSIRMRAVSEIEEDRNGESIVISELPYQVNKANLAMKIAELVNERRITGIRNVRDESNREGIRLVVELQRGANAQVVLNQLYKMTQLQETFGVINLALVDGVPRTLGLLDTIRLYIDHQISIITRRTQYRLRKAEERAHVLEGLIVALDHLDEVIDLIRNAASADAALGQLQERFELSEIQARAILDMQLRRLAALERQRILDEYAELQGRIADLRDILGRPERVRAIIIEELSELRDRFGDARRTHIMPGEGDLGMTDLIPVEDVVVTVSRAGYVKRTKVSEYRTQRRGGKGVAGAGLKEDDIVRDLFVTTTHHWLLFFTNLGRVYRVRAWNIPEKSRTARGVYVTSVEGLALEPDERIAAVLALKDFEGNGGHFLTFATEQGMIKRTALEEYDSPRQVLIAINLREGDRLIGVSVTTGDDDIFLVSRKGMAIRFHETDARAIGRDTTGVIGMQLDDDDAVLSMTPAVTDGQLLVVTEEGYGKRTPLERYPGQRRGGKGVRSAKLTDARGALVGALVAAYEQEIFIITDTGTIIRMDVKDIRPTGRSTQGVRVMTPTEGARVVSIAPVREGEELEDE